In Nostoc edaphicum CCNP1411, the sequence CTCAAGGTGCAAAATGTAAAAGTTAAAATTTATAGATTGGATGTAATCAGCACATAAAGAAAAGACATGATTTTAGAAACACACCGCTTGCTAATGCGTGACTTTGTAGAGACAGATTGGCAGGCGGTTTTGGTTTATCAATCTGATCCTTTGTATTTGCGTTACAACTACTGGACACACCGCACACAAAAGGATGTTTGCGAATTTATTCAGATGTTTATTGAGCAGCAAAAAGAGCAACCACGGACAAAGTTTCAGTTAGCTATTATCCTCAAAGCAGAAAATCAGCTTATTGGCAATTGTGGTATCCGTGTAAATGACCCAGAAATGCGGGAAGCAAACATTGGCTATGAACTAAACACTCAGTATTGGGGACAAGGTTATGCAACAGAAGCAGCACAAGCCATTTTAAAGTTCGGCTTTGAAGAACTGGGAATGCATCGTATCTGGTCTTGGTGTGTTGCAGAGAATGTTGCTTCTGTAAGGGTATTAGAAAACATTGGTATGCGTCGTGAGGGTCATCTGCTGGAAAAAGAGTTAATCAAAGATAGATGGTACGACAATTTTCTTTACGCTATCCTTGACCACGAGTGGAAAGCAAAGTAATACTGCTTCTATGAGCTACCTCAGAGACAATATCGTAAATTCCTGAGAAATTGAGGATAAGACAAGTTCAGAGGGTCGCAGAGATGACCAACACTATCCTCAATTTCCAAACAGCTACCGGACACGAAGTTTTAGCAGCAGCAGGTAAAAAATATCTGCGTCCCGGTGGACGAATAGCTACAGATAAATTATTTGAGTGGGCAAACTTTCAGCCTGGAGAGAGAGTTTTAGAGCTAGGTTCTAGCTTTGGTTATAGTGCGATCGCTTTAGCAAAAAGCTACCATGTCAAAGTAGTAGGCGTTGAAAAAAATCCTGATAGTGTAGCTTGTGCGCGTGCTAATATCTGCGCTGCTGGGTTAGAAAATCAAGTTGAAATCATTGAAGGTAATATTTTCAACCTAGAGACAATCCCAGGAAAGTTTGATTATGTATTGGCAGAAGCCATTCTCACAATGCAATCGCCATTGGGAAAAGCCAAGATTTTAGCTGAAATTCACAACAGACTCAAGCCGGGAGGTAAATTTCTCTCCCACGAACTATTAGCTAGTGACAAAGAAGAACAAATTCATGATGACTTAGCACGAGTAATTCGAGTTAATTCTACACCATTGTCAAAATCAAACTGGATGACGGCTTTTGCAGCAGCAGGATTGCAAGTGCAAAAATGCCAAACTGATTCAATGAATTTATTGAATTTCAGACGGGTAGTTCAAGATGAAGGTATTGTTAACACAACTCGGATTTTGTGGAATATATTGACGCAGAAAGATATTCGCAAGCGGGTTTTAGAAATTCACCAAGTTTTTCATAAATACCAACATGAATTAGGCTACATCATTTTGTGTGCTGTTGCCCAGTAACATAATTTATTCACCAAAACCATCGCCTGATAAATACTGATAATTTTTGAATGATTATCAGCATTGATTTACGGTTCATAATCCTAAAATACTATGACCAATTCAATCACAATTAGCCCATCTTTTGTTATTCAACTCCAAGACAAAATTGAATATCCCAGTGCGGGAGTTCTCAGCAAAGTGCTGCTGAAAGATAACGCTTGTCAATACACTCTATTTTGCCTAGCAGCTAATACTGATATTTCAGAGCATACCTCTACTCGGAATGCCACTATCAACGTCATCGAAGGCAGAGGTTTACTCACTTTATCTGGAGAAGATATTGCACTTAAACCTGGTGTTTTTGTCTTTATGTTTGCTAATGCACCTCATGCCTTAAAAGCTGAAGAAAACCTGACATTTCTACTCACACTTTCTGAGAAAGTCGCAGAGAATAATTAGTTATTTATGGAGTCTGGAAATATGCGATCGCTACTTTTAACTTTTGCTCAAAATTTAAATTTCTCGGAAACTCAGTTGGAGGAAATACTATCACAACCTCTAACTGAAGTTCTCAACTCACCTCAATTGCAGCAATCATTAAACAGCTTAGATACCAATTTGCTTAAGGAAACTTTACCCACAGCAGGAGGAGTTTTAGCTAAAGAATTACCACCTTTTTACAATTGGCTAAAAAATGAGTTGGGAGTCAAGCGGGTTCCTGATAGTCCTGATCACACAACAACATGGGTAATTGGTTTCGTCCATAATCAAGAAAGTTTAACTCATTTAGTTGAACTACACCAACCAGTACCTCGTCCGGCTTTAGAAGCTTCTATTCCCCGCTTGGTAGGGATGTTTGAAGGTGTCGAAGACGCGCAAGTTCGGCAGGAATGGCAAAAAGCGATCGCAGCTTTATGTCTAGTTCTAGTTGTCGCTGCACGCGAACGAGATAGAGAAGCTGTAGCAGTCTGATAACTCTTTACGGAAAATTAAACTTGTGAAACCTGCTGAGGCAGGTTTTCTCTATGTAATAGCAAATACTCTAATCTATATCTCCAGAAGCGATCGCATCCAATTTATCAGCATCAAGTATGGTAATCGTTCCACCCCGATGATAGGCAACTACTGACTTGAGACTTTTAATTAACCGCACACATTCTTCGTAAGTAATGCCACTACTTCGAGCCATACGATAATAAGATAATTTGACTTTTAAGCACTCACCTTGTGAGGTAGATTCAGTTCCAGATTCGGCAGCAAAATATTGAATTAATCTGGCAAGGCGAACAATAGCTCTTTCAGAAACTAATCCGTGGACTGTTTCATGTAATTGCTGAATCCGACTGTTAAAAACCATCAGCATTCGTAATGCAATTTCAGGATTTTCTCCAATAGCTTTTAATAAAGCATCTCGCTCTACAGTGAGAATTTCACAATCAGATTCAGCAGTTACAGTTGCCGGAGAAATTCTATTTCCTAACAAAGCAGGAGCCGCAAAAATTTCCCCAGCAGTTAAGGCGCGGAGAATGGTTTCTTTCCCCGTTGTTGCTATTTTGGTAACTTGAATTGAACCACTGACAACAGCATAGAGTTTTGCTGGTAAGACATCGCCCTCATGCAGAATAATCTCTCCTTTGCGATGATGTTGTACCTGAGTGTAAGGTTGCAAATTTATCTTTTCTGCTGTTTCTAAACCCGCAAACACAATAATTTGTGAGAGTTGTTCCAGGGATGCCTGCATGATTAGCCTGATATTGCAAAGGCTGGACGATGATGAATCCAAGGGTTAGCCGCTTCTAATTGTGCTGCTAGGCTGATGAGTGTGGCTTCTGCAGCAGGTTTACCAATTAGCTGCACACTGATGGGTAAACCTTTACTATCAAAGCCTACAGGAATTGCGATCGCAGGTTGTCCAGTTGCATTCGCAGGCGGACAAGGGGCAACCCATTGAATAATATTTTGGAATGTCTCTTCTGGACTCAAAGAAGCCCATTCCCCAACGCGGATGGGTGAATGTAGATAAACTGGCAATACCAGCACATCCACGGTATCAAAAAACGCGACAATCTGCCGTGCCACTACCTGCATTTGGGAAACTGCTTGGAGGTATTGGGCAACAGAACCTGTGCGTGCAAATAGCCAGCGATTCAATGGCTGCAAGGCTTCAACAGGAAGTCCCGATGCAGCTACCCCAGCTTGCCAGACGATTTGAAATGGTTCAACTAAACCGCTAAAATCTGGGGATTTGTGTTCAACTTGATGGCCGAGTTGTTCCAATAACTCAACTGTTTGGCGGACACCTTGCTGACAGTTGGCGTCAGCTTCTCCCAAAGGAGAAATGCTAGTGTCAAAAGCAATTCGCAAAGCACCGAATTTTGTCTGAGTGGCGGCGAGAAATGATGGTTCAGGATCGGGCAACCAGTAAGGATCGCCTGTGACATAGCCAGATATGGTATCCAAAAGGGCAGCAGCATCAGCGACGGTACGGGCGATCGGGCCGTTGACGGCAATTCCAGCGAGGCGTTCGCCTACGGGTGCTTTACTCACCCTGCCTCTGGATGGTTTGAGTCCCACCAAACCACAACAAGCCGCAGGCCCCCGAATCGAACCACCGCCATCGGAACCTTGAGCGATCGCACACAATCCCGCTGCTACCGCAGCCGCTGCGCCACCACTGGAACCGCCAGGAGTGTATTCTAAATTCCACGGATTTCTAGCTGGGGGAAAACCCGTAGGTTCGCTGTAAGGTAATGAACCTAATTCGGAAGTAGCTGTTTTACCAAGAATAGTAAATCCAGCTTGCTTAATCCGCGTTACTACACCATCATCATAGTTAGGGATATTATTCAGTAATGCCGGATTTCCAAAAGTACAGGTAATACCCGCTACGGCGTTGAGGTCTTTAATGGAAATTGGCACCCCAAAAAATGGTGGTAGTTCTGAGGTAGTTGTCAATAATTCTGTTTTAGCTTTGGCATCTGCGATCGCTAATTCTGCCGTCACCGTAAAATAACTTCCTAATTGGGGATTTAATTGCCCAATTCGTTCTAAATATATTTCTACCAACTCTAGTGGTGATACTTCCCGGCGACGAATTAATTCCGCCAACTCTAGTGCTGGGGTAAATGCTAAATCAACTTCATTCATAGGTTAGTGAATGGGTAATTTTATCTTTCTCTGGGATTTTGAAACTGAAATTGTTACTTTAGCAGGATTTGTGGGAATTATACATTTCATAGCTCCTGAGATTTGTGACTAATTTAGGATGCTCAGATGCAACAGACGAGGTTATGTTCTTACTCAAGCCATTTTAATTGTTTTGCATAAACTTTCGACAAATCCCTAAGGGGTATTTATGGCTAACTTAGAAATACTTGTTAGTGAATTGCCAACACTGATTCAGAGTCTAAAACTGACTATTGGCGATTCTAATGA encodes:
- a CDS encoding GNAT family N-acetyltransferase → MILETHRLLMRDFVETDWQAVLVYQSDPLYLRYNYWTHRTQKDVCEFIQMFIEQQKEQPRTKFQLAIILKAENQLIGNCGIRVNDPEMREANIGYELNTQYWGQGYATEAAQAILKFGFEELGMHRIWSWCVAENVASVRVLENIGMRREGHLLEKELIKDRWYDNFLYAILDHEWKAK
- a CDS encoding SAM-dependent methyltransferase, with protein sequence MTNTILNFQTATGHEVLAAAGKKYLRPGGRIATDKLFEWANFQPGERVLELGSSFGYSAIALAKSYHVKVVGVEKNPDSVACARANICAAGLENQVEIIEGNIFNLETIPGKFDYVLAEAILTMQSPLGKAKILAEIHNRLKPGGKFLSHELLASDKEEQIHDDLARVIRVNSTPLSKSNWMTAFAAAGLQVQKCQTDSMNLLNFRRVVQDEGIVNTTRILWNILTQKDIRKRVLEIHQVFHKYQHELGYIILCAVAQ
- a CDS encoding cupin domain-containing protein, coding for MTNSITISPSFVIQLQDKIEYPSAGVLSKVLLKDNACQYTLFCLAANTDISEHTSTRNATINVIEGRGLLTLSGEDIALKPGVFVFMFANAPHALKAEENLTFLLTLSEKVAENN
- a CDS encoding Crp/Fnr family transcriptional regulator; translated protein: MQASLEQLSQIIVFAGLETAEKINLQPYTQVQHHRKGEIILHEGDVLPAKLYAVVSGSIQVTKIATTGKETILRALTAGEIFAAPALLGNRISPATVTAESDCEILTVERDALLKAIGENPEIALRMLMVFNSRIQQLHETVHGLVSERAIVRLARLIQYFAAESGTESTSQGECLKVKLSYYRMARSSGITYEECVRLIKSLKSVVAYHRGGTITILDADKLDAIASGDID
- a CDS encoding amidase, with the protein product MNEVDLAFTPALELAELIRRREVSPLELVEIYLERIGQLNPQLGSYFTVTAELAIADAKAKTELLTTTSELPPFFGVPISIKDLNAVAGITCTFGNPALLNNIPNYDDGVVTRIKQAGFTILGKTATSELGSLPYSEPTGFPPARNPWNLEYTPGGSSGGAAAAVAAGLCAIAQGSDGGGSIRGPAACCGLVGLKPSRGRVSKAPVGERLAGIAVNGPIARTVADAAALLDTISGYVTGDPYWLPDPEPSFLAATQTKFGALRIAFDTSISPLGEADANCQQGVRQTVELLEQLGHQVEHKSPDFSGLVEPFQIVWQAGVAASGLPVEALQPLNRWLFARTGSVAQYLQAVSQMQVVARQIVAFFDTVDVLVLPVYLHSPIRVGEWASLSPEETFQNIIQWVAPCPPANATGQPAIAIPVGFDSKGLPISVQLIGKPAAEATLISLAAQLEAANPWIHHRPAFAISG